In a single window of the Candidatus Tisiphia endosymbiont of Nemotelus nigrinus genome:
- a CDS encoding cytochrome ubiquinol oxidase subunit I, with protein MEFDPNLLSRIQFAFTVSFHIVFPSFTIGLASWLAVVEGLWLKTGNNIYQELYKFWIKIFAITFGMGVVSGVVLSYQFGTNWSGFSDKVGNVLGPILAFEVLTAFFLESSFLGIMLFGWDRVSKKMHFAATLIVAIGTIISAFWILAANSWMQTPTGYEVRADNVLYPVSWLEITFNPSFPYRFCHMIVAAYLTTSFVIGGVAAWYLIRNKFVAHAKIMFGMAMLMAVFVAPIQLFIGDQHGLNTLEHQPAKVAAMEGIWDTEKGAALRLLGWPSAQEETTKYAIEIPKMASLILTHSLDGEVKGLKEWSKEERPPVLIVFLCFRVMVGIGVLMIITGAIAVVLYLRKRLFDTKWFQYWCMLMTPTGFIAVLSGWFVTEVGRQPYIVYNLIRTSEASSPVLGQHIFASLIAFVIVYVFIFGSATYYIINLIKKGPNIITKEETYGFHSLGNPIEEDNNHA; from the coding sequence ATGGAATTCGATCCTAATCTACTATCTCGTATACAATTTGCTTTTACTGTAAGCTTTCATATAGTTTTCCCGTCCTTTACCATTGGCCTTGCTAGCTGGCTGGCTGTAGTAGAAGGGCTATGGCTCAAGACTGGCAATAATATTTACCAAGAACTATATAAATTTTGGATTAAGATTTTTGCTATTACCTTTGGTATGGGGGTAGTGTCCGGTGTTGTTCTGTCTTATCAATTTGGTACTAATTGGTCAGGTTTCTCGGATAAGGTAGGTAATGTCCTTGGACCAATTCTAGCTTTTGAAGTGCTTACTGCCTTTTTCTTGGAATCATCTTTTCTAGGAATTATGCTATTTGGCTGGGATAGAGTTAGTAAAAAGATGCATTTTGCCGCCACTTTAATCGTGGCAATTGGTACGATTATCTCTGCTTTTTGGATTCTGGCTGCTAATAGCTGGATGCAAACCCCTACTGGTTATGAAGTACGAGCCGATAATGTTTTATACCCAGTAAGTTGGTTGGAAATTACTTTTAATCCTTCATTTCCATATCGTTTTTGCCATATGATTGTTGCAGCGTACTTAACCACATCTTTTGTAATTGGCGGTGTTGCTGCTTGGTATCTTATACGTAACAAATTTGTTGCCCATGCTAAAATTATGTTTGGTATGGCAATGTTGATGGCAGTATTTGTTGCCCCAATACAGCTTTTTATTGGCGACCAACACGGGTTAAATACTTTAGAACATCAACCCGCAAAAGTTGCTGCTATGGAAGGTATTTGGGATACGGAGAAAGGAGCAGCTCTCAGACTCCTTGGCTGGCCCTCAGCACAAGAAGAGACAACAAAATATGCTATAGAAATACCCAAAATGGCTAGCTTAATACTGACCCATAGTTTAGATGGAGAAGTAAAAGGCTTAAAAGAATGGTCAAAAGAAGAGCGTCCTCCTGTATTAATAGTATTTTTATGTTTCCGAGTAATGGTGGGAATCGGTGTATTAATGATAATTACTGGGGCAATTGCTGTAGTCTTATATTTACGTAAAAGATTGTTTGATACTAAATGGTTTCAATATTGGTGTATGTTGATGACCCCAACTGGCTTTATAGCCGTGTTATCCGGATGGTTTGTTACAGAAGTTGGTAGACAGCCTTATATAGTATATAATCTAATTAGAACATCTGAAGCATCTTCACCAGTGCTAGGGCAACACATCTTTGCTTCATTAATAGCCTTTGTGATAGTTTATGTTTTTATATTTGGCAGTGCCACTTATTATATTATAAATTTAATAAAGAAAGGGCCTAATATAATAACAAAAGAAGAAACATACGGTTTCCACAGTTTAGGAAATCCAATAGAGGAGGACAACAACCATGCTTAA
- the cydB gene encoding cytochrome d ubiquinol oxidase subunit II, whose translation MLNFAPYIDLPLVWGGLIVIAIFLYVLLDGFDLGVGILFPFAPTQDCRNKMMNSVAPFWDGNETWLVLGGGGLFAAFPLAYSILMSAFYIPIIVMLLGLIFRGVAFEFRFKASLKERYIWDYSFHFGSVIATLFQGIMLGAFIQGVKVDGRVFAGDAFDWLTPFSLMTGVALVFGYALLGATWLIMKTDQDTQIWARKSAAYVLIYVMLFMGLVSLWIPFLNERIRIFWFTMPNFAYLSLIPILTICTLFMLFASLYKNKEFQPFCYSMLLFALGYLGLILSIWPFTVPYQISLWQSAAIAESQSLMLVGAVLLLPVILGYTIYCYYIFRGKSTHHPMY comes from the coding sequence ATGCTTAATTTTGCTCCCTATATAGATTTACCTTTAGTTTGGGGTGGGTTAATTGTCATCGCAATCTTTCTTTATGTATTACTAGATGGTTTTGATCTAGGAGTTGGTATATTATTTCCATTTGCTCCTACTCAAGATTGCCGCAATAAAATGATGAACTCTGTAGCACCATTTTGGGATGGTAATGAAACCTGGCTAGTTTTAGGTGGCGGTGGATTATTTGCTGCATTCCCACTGGCTTACTCAATTTTGATGTCAGCCTTCTATATACCAATTATCGTAATGCTTTTGGGCTTAATTTTCCGCGGGGTGGCCTTTGAATTTAGATTCAAAGCCTCTCTAAAGGAACGTTATATATGGGATTATTCTTTCCATTTTGGCTCTGTCATTGCTACCTTATTTCAGGGGATTATGCTAGGAGCTTTCATCCAAGGTGTCAAGGTTGATGGCAGGGTATTTGCTGGTGATGCTTTTGATTGGCTGACCCCTTTTTCTCTGATGACGGGTGTTGCTTTAGTATTTGGCTATGCTTTGCTTGGTGCTACTTGGCTGATCATGAAAACTGACCAAGATACACAAATATGGGCTCGTAAATCTGCGGCATATGTATTAATTTATGTTATGTTATTTATGGGATTGGTAAGTTTATGGATACCATTTTTAAACGAGAGAATTCGTATATTCTGGTTTACTATGCCTAATTTTGCATATCTTTCACTCATTCCTATTTTAACTATTTGTACATTATTTATGTTATTCGCCTCTCTTTATAAAAATAAAGAATTCCAGCCTTTTTGTTACTCAATGTTGCTTTTTGCTTTAGGCTATTTAGGGCTAATCCTAAGTATTTGGCCTTTTACAGTACCATATCAAATTTCTTTATGGCAATCTGCAGCAATAGCCGAATCACAATCTCTAATGTTGGTAGGAGCTGTGTTACTTTTACCGGTAATATTAGGTTATACAATTTATTGTTATTATATATTCCGTGGAAAATCAACTCATCACCCAATGTATTAG